A single genomic interval of Bradyrhizobium sp. sBnM-33 harbors:
- a CDS encoding MarR family winged helix-turn-helix transcriptional regulator, with amino-acid sequence MAGKELALIDDENMTEQDTDNRAQVRVWLRLLACTSLIGAELRRHFREEFDFTMPRFDVLAQLDREPVGLVLGELPKRLMVTAGNLTPIVDRLVEDGFITRSPSPLDRRVQIVCMTADGRKAFRRMAKKHALWLASLLAGFPKGRLDGLVRELDDLKNAVKQATDQART; translated from the coding sequence ATGGCCGGCAAGGAGCTCGCGCTGATCGACGACGAGAACATGACTGAGCAGGATACAGACAACCGGGCCCAGGTCAGGGTTTGGCTTCGCCTCCTTGCCTGTACATCCTTGATCGGCGCCGAGCTGCGGCGCCATTTCCGCGAAGAGTTTGACTTCACGATGCCACGCTTCGACGTGCTGGCACAGCTCGATCGCGAGCCCGTCGGGTTAGTGCTGGGTGAGCTACCGAAGCGCCTGATGGTCACGGCCGGAAATCTGACGCCGATCGTGGATCGCCTGGTCGAAGACGGCTTTATCACGCGGTCGCCGTCGCCGCTCGACCGTCGCGTGCAGATCGTCTGCATGACGGCCGATGGCAGGAAGGCGTTCAGACGGATGGCAAAGAAGCACGCCCTCTGGCTGGCTTCGCTGCTTGCCGGGTTTCCGAAAGGACGGCTTGATGGATTGGTCAGGGAGCTCGACGATCTGAAAAACGCCGTGAAGCAAGCGACGGACCAAGCCCGCACCTGA
- a CDS encoding cyclase family protein produces the protein MDSNSLMQFAGAVASGAVRVVDLTFTLSPDFPVIVLPPDFGQAAPVRIQQISRYDANGPAWYWNNLTFGEHTGTHFDAPIHWFTGKDLPNNAVDTLPVRDMIAPACVIDCSAQAAKDADFLLTIPVVEAWEKSHGRIPERHWVLLRTDWSKKGWRDYANLKDDGAHTPGPDAAVMRWLVEERGIMGLGTETIGTDAGQAGHLDPPYPAHHFLHGGGRYGLQCLCNLDQLPPTGAVIVAAPLKIQNGSGSPLRVLALVPGQG, from the coding sequence ATGGACAGCAACAGTCTCATGCAATTTGCCGGCGCGGTTGCATCCGGCGCGGTCCGCGTCGTCGATCTGACCTTCACCCTCAGTCCCGATTTTCCGGTCATCGTGCTGCCGCCGGATTTTGGTCAGGCCGCGCCGGTCCGCATCCAGCAGATTTCGCGCTACGACGCGAATGGCCCCGCCTGGTACTGGAACAATCTCACCTTTGGGGAGCACACCGGTACGCATTTCGATGCGCCGATCCACTGGTTCACCGGCAAGGACCTGCCGAACAACGCCGTCGACACGTTGCCGGTGCGCGACATGATCGCGCCGGCCTGCGTAATCGATTGCTCGGCGCAAGCCGCAAAGGATGCGGATTTCCTTTTGACGATACCGGTGGTCGAAGCCTGGGAAAAAAGCCACGGGCGAATTCCGGAACGGCACTGGGTGCTGCTGCGTACCGACTGGTCGAAGAAAGGTTGGCGCGACTATGCCAACTTGAAAGACGACGGCGCGCACACGCCGGGGCCGGATGCAGCCGTGATGCGCTGGCTCGTCGAGGAGCGTGGCATCATGGGCCTCGGCACCGAGACGATCGGCACCGATGCCGGCCAGGCCGGGCATCTCGATCCTCCGTATCCGGCGCATCATTTCCTTCACGGCGGCGGACGTTACGGCCTGCAGTGCCTGTGTAACCTCGATCAGCTTCCGCCAACCGGCGCGGTGATCGTGGCCGCGCCGCTCAAAATCCAGAATGGCTCTGGCAGTCCGTTGCGCGTGCTTGCGCTGGTGCCTGGGCAGGGTTGA
- a CDS encoding AMP-binding protein has translation MSLNIPYRSPSDAFAATAARRPDAPFLLAPASAQLPYAPEGFNIEYGAFKADVDRVRAEYAAAGYGRGARVALLLENRPVFFLHWLALNALGVSIVPINPDIRPDELSFQLELSQADLLVATPDRIHVTKDAALGRARVIDTDSRIPPCRTDVSAQTPEFNDECALLFTSGSTGKPKGCMLSNRYFLQVADWYLAQGGVAELRPDREINLTPLPMFHMNALGCSAVGMMVLGGAVVPLDRFHANRWWQCVADSGATVVHCLGVIPAILLQLPVTEVERQHRVRFAFAPGVDVRHRATFEERYRIPIVEAWAMTETGGAAATTTAREPAGFGARCVGRPSSSMEYRLVDDQGADVAPGKPGELLVRAKGDNARAGFFSGYLKDKEATEAAWQNGWFHTGDLVFADEDGLLYFFDRKKTIVRRSGESIGVLEVESALYMDTRIGGCAVTPVPDDIRGEEVFAFIVPNAEVDDAAALAASIVKTCAERLAYHKVPGYVAIVDELPLSSTRKLARGEIKTLAAAAVSANRAIDMRALKAKLRHG, from the coding sequence ATGAGTCTCAACATTCCGTATCGATCGCCGTCCGATGCTTTCGCCGCCACGGCTGCAAGGCGGCCGGACGCGCCATTCCTGCTGGCGCCCGCGAGTGCGCAACTGCCCTACGCACCGGAAGGATTCAACATCGAATACGGCGCGTTCAAGGCCGATGTTGACCGCGTTCGAGCCGAATACGCGGCCGCCGGCTACGGACGCGGCGCGCGGGTCGCCTTGCTGCTCGAAAATCGGCCGGTTTTCTTTCTGCATTGGCTCGCGCTCAATGCGCTCGGGGTTTCGATCGTTCCGATCAATCCGGACATACGCCCCGACGAACTATCCTTCCAGCTCGAGCTGTCACAGGCGGACCTGCTGGTGGCGACCCCGGATCGCATCCACGTGACGAAGGATGCAGCACTCGGACGTGCCCGCGTCATCGATACCGACAGCCGTATCCCGCCGTGCCGGACGGACGTCAGCGCCCAAACTCCCGAGTTCAATGATGAATGCGCGCTGCTGTTCACTTCAGGCAGCACCGGCAAGCCAAAGGGCTGCATGCTCTCGAACCGCTATTTCCTGCAGGTCGCCGACTGGTATCTCGCGCAGGGCGGCGTGGCCGAACTGCGGCCTGATCGCGAGATCAACCTGACGCCATTGCCGATGTTTCACATGAATGCACTCGGCTGCAGCGCTGTCGGCATGATGGTGCTCGGCGGCGCCGTGGTTCCGCTCGACCGCTTCCACGCCAATCGCTGGTGGCAGTGTGTGGCCGACAGCGGCGCAACGGTCGTACATTGTCTGGGCGTCATCCCGGCCATTCTGCTCCAACTGCCTGTAACTGAAGTAGAACGACAGCATCGGGTGCGCTTCGCCTTCGCGCCCGGCGTCGACGTCCGCCATCGTGCCACCTTCGAGGAGCGTTACCGCATCCCGATCGTCGAGGCCTGGGCGATGACCGAGACCGGCGGTGCGGCGGCAACGACCACCGCGCGTGAGCCGGCGGGATTTGGCGCGCGCTGCGTTGGCCGGCCATCATCAAGTATGGAGTATCGTCTCGTTGACGATCAGGGCGCCGATGTCGCGCCTGGAAAGCCTGGCGAATTGCTGGTCCGCGCCAAGGGCGACAATGCCCGGGCTGGCTTCTTCAGCGGTTACCTGAAGGACAAGGAGGCCACCGAAGCGGCCTGGCAGAATGGCTGGTTCCACACCGGCGATCTGGTGTTCGCTGACGAAGACGGCCTTCTGTATTTCTTCGATCGCAAGAAGACCATCGTGCGGCGCAGCGGCGAGAGCATTGGCGTGCTCGAGGTCGAGAGCGCGCTTTACATGGACACGCGCATCGGCGGCTGCGCGGTGACACCCGTCCCCGACGACATCCGCGGCGAAGAGGTTTTTGCTTTCATCGTGCCGAATGCGGAGGTCGACGATGCAGCCGCGCTCGCGGCTTCGATTGTCAAAACCTGCGCCGAGCGCCTCGCCTATCACAAGGTGCCCGGCTACGTCGCCATCGTCGACGAACTTCCCTTGTCGTCAACGCGCAAGCTCGCGCGGGGCGAGATCAAGACGTTGGCGGCTGCCGCAGTCAGCGCAAATCGCGCGATCGACATGCGCGCGCTGAAGGCGAAGCTGCGCCACGGCTGA
- a CDS encoding acyl-CoA thioesterase: MAQFEPLTLSELPSGIWRTRLPVRFGSCDPAGIVYTPEYLNLFNGVIEDWYGEALGLPYHELVRTRRTGLGYAHVSADFAKPSSMGDVLDVAVIERDIGHASVTLTVHAFKDAVECVRSTFVTVTTSLVDHKSIVLPDDLRLALKNYQAGCDASADLASV, encoded by the coding sequence ATGGCCCAATTTGAACCTCTAACGCTCTCCGAGCTGCCGAGCGGTATCTGGCGCACGCGGCTTCCAGTGCGCTTCGGCTCCTGCGATCCGGCCGGGATCGTCTACACCCCGGAATATCTCAACTTGTTCAACGGCGTGATTGAGGATTGGTACGGCGAAGCGCTGGGGCTTCCCTATCATGAGCTGGTCAGAACACGGCGAACCGGCCTCGGCTATGCGCATGTTTCGGCGGATTTCGCCAAGCCCAGCAGCATGGGCGACGTTCTCGACGTCGCAGTCATCGAGCGCGATATCGGGCACGCTTCGGTGACGCTCACGGTTCATGCATTCAAGGATGCCGTCGAGTGCGTACGGTCCACCTTCGTGACCGTGACGACCTCGCTGGTGGATCACAAATCGATCGTGTTGCCTGACGATCTGCGCCTTGCGTTGAAAAATTACCAGGCGGGTTGCGATGCGTCGGCCGACCTTGCGTCCGTCTGA
- a CDS encoding DUF3551 domain-containing protein codes for MRVLVSTILTLGTILASAPACAQTYDPNYPVCLQTYAFGGGHIDCSFASLGQCAASASGRGAQCFNNPYFAQGARKPPRQRGVY; via the coding sequence ATGCGCGTATTGGTTAGCACGATTCTGACGCTCGGAACGATCTTGGCGTCCGCGCCCGCATGCGCCCAGACCTATGATCCAAACTACCCGGTTTGCCTGCAAACCTACGCGTTTGGTGGCGGTCATATCGACTGCAGCTTTGCTTCGCTGGGGCAGTGCGCAGCGTCCGCATCCGGTCGCGGGGCTCAATGCTTCAATAATCCGTATTTCGCACAAGGTGCCAGGAAACCGCCCCGGCAGCGCGGCGTTTACTGA
- a CDS encoding ABC transporter substrate-binding protein, which yields MENKKTLLIGVAILLAAMAPAHAEILVGFVTGLSGPVSSIGVPNAKGLAAGQTYVGEIDGEKVRVIQLDDGSDPAASTRNARKLVEQENVDFLIGTSGAPQTLAMATAAIEMKVPMVAVSPIAPVPAGEGGPWVVQTPQPTPLLVQGIVDHMKNRNVKTVAFIGFSDAFGDLMYNSLLQSAEKADIKVIANERYARSDNSVTAQVLRAVSARPDAIMLGGTGTPGALPVIALSERGYKGPLYGNHGMISADFLRLAGKSAEGIICPTGPVTAGEQLPESNPIRKVVLAFRTAYEKANGETPADAFSPYAFDGWLVFMDAARRAKATGATPGTPAFRNALREALFTTKDVVGAHGIYSYTPADRHGVDSRARILVQIEGGKYKLLP from the coding sequence ATGGAAAACAAGAAGACTCTATTGATTGGCGTCGCGATCTTGCTTGCCGCCATGGCGCCGGCCCATGCCGAAATCCTTGTCGGTTTCGTCACCGGCTTGAGCGGGCCGGTGTCCTCGATCGGCGTGCCGAACGCCAAGGGACTGGCCGCGGGTCAGACCTATGTCGGCGAGATCGACGGTGAGAAAGTCCGCGTCATCCAGCTTGACGACGGCTCGGACCCGGCCGCCTCGACGCGCAATGCCCGCAAGCTGGTCGAGCAGGAAAACGTTGATTTCCTGATCGGCACGTCGGGCGCGCCGCAGACGCTGGCGATGGCGACCGCCGCTATCGAGATGAAGGTCCCAATGGTGGCGGTCTCGCCGATCGCGCCAGTGCCGGCCGGAGAGGGCGGGCCATGGGTGGTGCAAACCCCGCAGCCGACGCCGCTGCTCGTCCAGGGTATCGTCGATCACATGAAGAACCGCAACGTAAAGACCGTGGCCTTCATCGGCTTCTCCGACGCCTTTGGCGACCTGATGTATAATTCGCTGCTGCAAAGCGCCGAGAAGGCGGACATCAAGGTGATCGCCAACGAACGCTATGCTCGCTCGGACAACTCGGTCACCGCACAGGTGCTGCGCGCGGTCTCCGCGCGTCCCGATGCGATCATGCTGGGCGGCACCGGAACGCCCGGTGCATTGCCCGTGATTGCGCTGTCCGAGCGCGGTTACAAGGGGCCGCTCTACGGTAATCACGGCATGATCAGCGCGGATTTCCTGCGGCTCGCCGGCAAATCGGCCGAGGGCATCATCTGCCCGACCGGGCCGGTGACGGCGGGCGAGCAGCTTCCCGAGAGCAATCCGATCCGCAAGGTCGTTCTCGCATTCCGTACCGCCTATGAGAAAGCCAATGGCGAGACGCCAGCCGATGCATTTTCGCCCTACGCCTTCGATGGCTGGCTGGTGTTCATGGATGCAGCCAGACGTGCCAAGGCGACCGGAGCGACGCCCGGGACGCCAGCCTTTCGCAATGCGCTGCGCGAAGCCCTGTTCACGACCAAGGACGTGGTGGGCGCGCACGGCATCTATAGCTATACGCCGGCCGACCGTCACGGCGTCGATAGCCGCGCGCGGATACTGGTCCAGATCGAAGGCGGGAAATACAAGCTGCTGCCATGA